The Sulfitobacter sp. S223 genome has a window encoding:
- a CDS encoding alpha/beta fold hydrolase: protein MSEPSYLETAQGQRIAYHLTEGEGPCVVFLGGLKSDMEGTKAVHLEDWARAEGRAFLRFDYSGHGQSSGTFADGCIGDWHADTLAVVDALTDDAIVPVGSSMGGWQALLLARARPERLAGLVTIAAAPDFTEDGWWAGFDEAQKTQLQEQGRVELPSDYMEPYVVTRRMVEDGRDHLVLRDPLELPFCVRMLQGTADTAVTVATATRLLEHAAGPDIQLLLVKDADHRFSDGPCLSLIEKALGDVLAS, encoded by the coding sequence ATGTCAGAACCATCATATCTAGAGACGGCACAAGGACAGCGTATTGCCTACCATTTGACCGAAGGGGAAGGCCCTTGTGTGGTGTTTCTTGGCGGGCTGAAATCTGACATGGAAGGCACCAAAGCGGTACATCTGGAGGACTGGGCGCGTGCCGAAGGTCGTGCATTCCTGCGGTTTGATTATTCAGGCCATGGTCAGTCGTCTGGAACGTTTGCAGATGGATGCATCGGGGATTGGCACGCTGACACATTGGCTGTGGTCGATGCTTTGACGGACGATGCGATTGTGCCGGTCGGCTCCAGCATGGGCGGTTGGCAGGCGCTACTTCTGGCACGCGCACGGCCCGAACGTTTGGCCGGTCTGGTCACCATCGCAGCAGCGCCGGATTTCACAGAAGATGGCTGGTGGGCGGGATTTGATGAAGCCCAAAAGACGCAGCTGCAAGAACAGGGCAGGGTTGAGCTGCCGTCCGATTACATGGAACCCTATGTGGTGACACGTCGCATGGTTGAGGACGGGCGCGATCATTTGGTCTTGCGCGATCCGCTTGAACTGCCATTTTGTGTGCGCATGCTACAGGGCACCGCCGATACCGCAGTTACTGTGGCGACCGCGACGCGTCTGCTTGAGCATGCGGCAGGCCCGGACATTCAGCTTTTGCTGGTGAAGGACGCGGATCATCGTTTCTCTGATGGACCATGTTTGAGCCTCATCGAGAAGGCTTTAGGGGACGTCTTAGCGTCCTGA
- a CDS encoding MFS transporter, translated as MQQNTTQKAFKAISGAEEPADSLSEEAQKAEAANGLRHAASLSMTKVADGLIDPKLVLSWLLTSLGAPAVYAGALVPLREGGALLPQIAMAGWVQNMKHRKWAWVIGSAGQGLCAGLIVLAALSLEGAAAGLAICGALAALALFRALCSVSYKDILGKTVGQARRGSVTGLAGSVSSVGVLVFAGLLISGILQERGAVIAAIGLAAALWGLAAALFTTLKEEPSEAKGGIKASFSVLKDNPVLWRFIIVRGLLVSTALAPPYFVILGGEDGGSLGALGALVLASAAASLISSYVWGRLSDQSSRRVLMLTGICGALAIGLAIVFAQAGLAQTVWAMPVALFALMIAYHGVRQGRSTYLVDISPADERSAYAAVANTVIGVLLLVAGVAGGGAALFGPQVVLVLFAGMALAGTVVAKGLPEAESA; from the coding sequence ATGCAGCAGAACACTACCCAAAAAGCTTTCAAGGCGATTTCTGGCGCGGAAGAACCTGCCGACAGTCTCAGCGAAGAGGCGCAAAAGGCAGAGGCGGCAAATGGTTTGCGGCACGCCGCCTCCCTGAGCATGACAAAGGTTGCGGACGGTCTGATTGACCCCAAGCTCGTGCTTAGCTGGCTGCTGACATCGCTTGGCGCACCTGCTGTTTATGCCGGTGCCTTGGTGCCGCTGCGCGAAGGCGGTGCGCTATTGCCGCAGATCGCAATGGCAGGCTGGGTTCAAAACATGAAACATCGCAAATGGGCGTGGGTCATCGGCTCTGCCGGACAAGGCCTGTGCGCGGGCCTGATCGTTCTGGCCGCGCTTAGTCTGGAGGGTGCTGCGGCCGGTCTGGCCATTTGTGGGGCACTTGCTGCATTGGCACTTTTTCGGGCGCTCTGCTCTGTTTCTTACAAGGACATTTTAGGTAAGACCGTCGGGCAGGCACGTCGCGGGTCTGTGACGGGTCTTGCCGGTTCCGTCTCTTCCGTCGGTGTGCTGGTTTTTGCAGGGCTTCTGATTTCAGGTATTCTGCAAGAACGCGGTGCGGTTATTGCGGCGATTGGCCTTGCAGCCGCGCTTTGGGGCCTTGCGGCAGCACTGTTTACGACGCTGAAGGAAGAGCCGAGCGAAGCCAAAGGCGGAATTAAGGCGTCGTTCTCAGTGCTTAAGGACAATCCGGTTCTCTGGCGCTTTATTATCGTGCGGGGTCTGCTTGTATCGACGGCGCTTGCACCGCCGTATTTTGTCATTCTGGGCGGCGAGGACGGTGGTTCGCTTGGCGCATTGGGTGCCTTGGTGCTTGCCTCGGCGGCAGCGTCCTTGATCAGCTCTTATGTCTGGGGGCGCCTGTCTGATCAATCCAGCCGCCGCGTCCTGATGCTTACGGGGATTTGTGGTGCGCTGGCTATTGGCCTTGCCATCGTGTTTGCCCAAGCCGGGCTGGCCCAGACGGTCTGGGCTATGCCGGTTGCGCTATTTGCGTTGATGATTGCCTATCACGGTGTGCGACAGGGGCGCTCAACCTATTTGGTCGATATTTCGCCCGCCGACGAACGCTCAGCTTATGCGGCTGTGGCCAATACTGTGATCGGTGTGCTTTTGCTGGTGGCGGGTGTCGCTGGTGGGGGGGCCGCGCTGTTCGGTCCTCAGGTTGTGCTGGTATTATTTGCAGGGATGGCTTTGGCCGGAACGGTGGTGGCAAAAGGTCTGCCAGAGGCGGAGAGCGCTTGA